Proteins from a single region of Dyadobacter fanqingshengii:
- a CDS encoding SPFH domain-containing protein, translating into MMTLGRKIIIGSVSFFVAVILLFIQPFTFENIDAGNVGIRINLYGSDKGVDNITLVTGRVWYNAWTTKIIEFPTFTQSVDYDSFVITTKDAAEFKVDPKLNYHINPEKVPQIYRQYRRPLGEIQQGFMKNTIYDAYRIVANSFSSDSVMSNREAFEDRVQNVLTKTLGKDGFIYDQLTSAITPPPSLRQMIDEKNTSIQARLKAENMAKQAEAEAKVIIARAEGQAKATLIKARAEAEANQLRQKTLTPLLIQQEWVSKWNGVLPTTNAGGSTSLMLGIK; encoded by the coding sequence ATGATGACCCTCGGTAGGAAAATAATTATCGGTTCTGTAAGCTTTTTCGTGGCTGTTATTTTGCTTTTTATTCAGCCTTTCACATTTGAAAACATCGATGCAGGGAATGTTGGCATTCGCATTAACCTGTACGGCTCCGACAAAGGGGTTGACAACATTACATTGGTTACCGGCCGGGTTTGGTATAACGCCTGGACTACCAAGATCATTGAATTTCCAACTTTCACGCAAAGTGTTGATTACGATTCTTTTGTAATTACAACAAAGGACGCAGCAGAATTTAAGGTAGATCCTAAGCTGAATTATCACATTAATCCGGAAAAAGTTCCTCAAATCTATCGCCAATACAGACGACCGTTAGGAGAAATTCAGCAGGGATTTATGAAGAATACCATATATGACGCTTACAGAATCGTCGCCAACTCGTTCAGTTCGGATAGCGTTATGTCAAACCGGGAGGCATTTGAAGACCGCGTCCAGAATGTGCTAACCAAGACTTTGGGCAAAGATGGATTCATATACGACCAGCTAACCTCAGCTATCACGCCGCCGCCTTCGTTGCGGCAAATGATCGACGAGAAAAATACTTCGATTCAAGCACGATTGAAGGCCGAAAACATGGCGAAGCAAGCGGAAGCGGAAGCAAAAGTGATAATCGCCCGTGCGGAAGGCCAGGCGAAGGCAACATTGATCAAAGCGCGGGCCGAAGCAGAAGCTAATCAGCTGCGGCAGAAAACATTAACACCATTGCTGATCCAGCAGGAATGGGTTTCCAAGTGGAACGGTGTGCTGCCCACTACAAATGCTGGCGGCAGCACGAGTTTAATGCTTGGGATTAAATAG
- the pgl gene encoding 6-phosphogluconolactonase — protein sequence MHIANDTGRLSHDLAAWLSDYIREVLSQKDRFTFVLSGGSTPKQLYALLAESPYKEAIDWQKIHFFWGDERAVPFEDSRNNAKMCYDELLNKVPVNPAHIHIMRTDIGPEESAFAYEKVLKDYFNDSEITFDFVLLGMGDDGHTLSLFPGTEVIHEENDWVKAFYLPAQEMFRITLTAPVVNHAACVAFLAAGAGKAETLKHVLNGEPNTDLYPSQIIKPVKGQLHWFIDRAAAAML from the coding sequence ATGCACATTGCAAACGACACCGGGCGGCTCAGTCACGATCTGGCTGCCTGGTTAAGTGATTATATCAGGGAGGTGCTGTCGCAAAAGGATCGGTTTACATTCGTATTGTCCGGAGGGAGCACGCCCAAACAACTTTATGCATTGCTTGCGGAATCGCCTTACAAAGAGGCGATTGACTGGCAAAAAATCCATTTTTTCTGGGGAGATGAACGCGCTGTCCCTTTTGAAGATTCGCGGAACAATGCAAAGATGTGTTATGATGAATTGCTGAATAAAGTGCCGGTTAACCCCGCTCACATCCACATCATGCGCACCGATATCGGACCGGAAGAGTCGGCCTTTGCTTATGAAAAAGTATTGAAAGATTATTTCAACGACTCGGAAATTACATTCGATTTCGTGTTGTTAGGGATGGGTGATGATGGTCATACGCTTTCGTTATTTCCTGGCACTGAGGTGATTCATGAGGAAAATGACTGGGTTAAGGCGTTTTATTTACCGGCTCAGGAAATGTTCAGGATCACATTGACGGCCCCGGTCGTAAACCATGCGGCCTGTGTTGCATTTTTGGCAGCAGGTGCCGGAAAAGCAGAAACATTAAAGCATGTTCTGAACGGCGAGCCTAACACTGATCTTTATCCTTCTCAGATTATAAAGCCTGTTAAAGGACAGCTGCACTGGTTTATTGATCGGGCAGCGGCGGCAATGCTCTGA
- the gndA gene encoding NADP-dependent phosphogluconate dehydrogenase — MSNNVFDFGMIGLGVMGRNLLLNMADHGFSVIGFDKDGAKNAALESAATPGTTVKGVAELAQMIQLLQRPRKVMMLVPAGQPVDDVIDSLIPLLEKGDVIIDGGNSHYTDTLRRVKYLREKEIHFMGIGVSGGEQGARTGPSIMPGGDQAAYEHVRPMLEAIAAKVGGTPCVAYLGREGAGHYVKMVHNGIEYAIMQLISESYAILKHAGLTNQQLHEVFKTWNEGDLQSFLVEITADIFLQKDDQTEEHLVDMISDKAGSKGTGKWTSQDSMELPVAVPVIDTAVAMRTLSGYKDERVQAAEIYAKEGYGSSAPSDELVQEVHDALYFGTILAYAQGLAMLFQASKDLAMDIPLPKVVSVWRGGCIIRSSLLEVFTNAYTQAPELSNILLNQEVAEVVKSVEENTRSLIAFAAKAGVPAAGLMSSLAYFDAYKSKRMPTNLIQAQRDYFGAHTYQRIDIPGTFHTEWGQQ; from the coding sequence ATGTCAAATAACGTATTCGATTTTGGAATGATCGGACTTGGGGTGATGGGTAGGAACCTGTTGCTCAACATGGCCGATCATGGCTTCTCTGTTATCGGTTTCGATAAGGATGGGGCCAAAAACGCAGCATTGGAATCTGCTGCAACGCCTGGAACCACTGTTAAAGGGGTGGCGGAGCTTGCGCAAATGATCCAGCTTCTGCAACGTCCCCGCAAGGTGATGATGCTCGTTCCGGCCGGACAGCCGGTTGACGACGTGATCGATTCTTTGATTCCGTTGCTGGAAAAGGGCGATGTGATCATCGATGGTGGAAATTCACATTATACGGATACTTTGAGACGCGTAAAATACCTGCGCGAGAAAGAGATACATTTTATGGGCATCGGCGTTTCCGGTGGTGAGCAGGGCGCTCGTACGGGCCCAAGCATTATGCCCGGGGGCGATCAGGCTGCATATGAGCATGTTAGGCCTATGCTTGAAGCCATTGCCGCCAAAGTGGGCGGAACGCCTTGTGTTGCTTATTTAGGAAGAGAAGGAGCAGGTCATTATGTGAAAATGGTGCATAATGGCATTGAATACGCGATCATGCAATTGATCAGCGAGTCGTACGCGATTTTAAAACACGCTGGACTTACCAATCAGCAGCTTCACGAAGTGTTCAAAACATGGAATGAAGGAGATTTGCAGTCATTTTTAGTTGAAATCACAGCGGATATATTCTTACAAAAAGACGATCAGACGGAGGAACATCTGGTCGACATGATCTCTGATAAGGCTGGCTCGAAAGGAACTGGTAAATGGACTTCACAAGATTCGATGGAACTGCCTGTCGCTGTGCCGGTTATTGATACGGCCGTGGCAATGCGGACATTGTCTGGTTATAAAGATGAGCGTGTGCAGGCTGCTGAAATTTATGCAAAGGAAGGTTACGGATCATCTGCTCCTTCGGACGAACTGGTCCAGGAAGTGCATGATGCATTGTATTTCGGGACAATTTTGGCTTATGCACAAGGACTTGCCATGCTGTTCCAGGCTTCGAAAGATCTGGCTATGGACATTCCGCTTCCGAAAGTGGTGAGCGTATGGCGGGGCGGCTGCATCATCCGTTCGTCCTTGTTGGAAGTCTTCACGAATGCATATACGCAAGCACCGGAATTATCCAACATTCTGCTGAACCAAGAGGTTGCCGAAGTCGTTAAGTCGGTAGAAGAGAATACGCGTTCGCTGATCGCGTTTGCAGCCAAGGCGGGAGTGCCGGCAGCAGGGTTAATGTCGTCACTGGCCTACTTTGACGCTTATAAATCCAAGCGCATGCCGACCAACCTGATCCAGGCACAGCGTGATTATTTTGGAGCGCATACTTATCAACGTATCGATATCCCCGGTACTTTTCATACAGAGTGGGGTCAACAATAA
- a CDS encoding WecB/TagA/CpsF family glycosyltransferase: METTIDFLGYPLAASPFSIILNRDSKISINTINQYSYCIGEQDLLFKEVLKGSDVLLPDGVGIVKACSFLTGKTISKVTGWDIHRHLLNILNKEGGKCFYLGSSDKTLSKIKDRINKEYPAIESAYYSPPYKERFSEEDMDEMVFNINSFRPDVVFIGLTAPKQEILSHLLKDKLETNIICSIGAAFDFYAETIPRPGQLWIDLNLEWLGRFFREPKRMWKRYFYFGFVFVYYMFLKKAAHYMPHFGDQITYSPRSLAPEVEKVEI; this comes from the coding sequence ATGGAGACGACTATTGACTTCCTTGGGTATCCCCTTGCTGCAAGCCCATTCTCTATAATTCTAAATAGAGATTCCAAAATTTCAATTAATACAATAAATCAATATTCCTATTGTATTGGAGAGCAGGATTTATTGTTTAAGGAAGTTCTCAAAGGATCAGACGTTTTACTTCCCGATGGTGTTGGAATCGTTAAGGCCTGTTCGTTTCTAACAGGAAAGACAATCAGTAAAGTGACTGGCTGGGATATTCATAGACATTTATTAAATATCCTGAATAAGGAAGGTGGAAAATGTTTTTATTTGGGTTCTTCGGATAAAACATTATCGAAGATAAAAGACAGAATTAATAAGGAGTATCCTGCGATTGAATCTGCATATTATTCTCCACCATACAAAGAAAGATTCAGTGAAGAGGACATGGATGAAATGGTATTTAATATAAACTCTTTTCGCCCGGATGTTGTATTTATTGGATTAACAGCTCCAAAGCAAGAGATTCTTTCTCATTTATTAAAAGATAAACTGGAAACGAATATAATTTGCTCAATTGGGGCCGCTTTTGATTTTTATGCTGAGACAATTCCCAGACCTGGCCAATTGTGGATAGATTTGAATTTGGAATGGTTGGGGCGATTTTTCAGAGAGCCGAAAAGAATGTGGAAGCGGTATTTTTATTTTGGCTTCGTATTTGTCTATTATATGTTTTTAAAAAAGGCCGCTCATTACATGCCTCATTTCGGTGACCAAATAACTTACAGTCCGAGATCGCTTGCGCCGGAAGTAGAAAAGGTTGAAATCTGA
- a CDS encoding SulP family inorganic anion transporter yields the protein MKGYINLFDFTQKINYKNEILAGLTVAMTMMPESLSFAILAGFSPLVGLYAAFIMGLITSIFGGRPGLISGGAGATVIVLIALMQSHGVEYVFAAVALAGIFQILVGVFKFGKFVRLVPQPVMYGFVNGLAVVIFMSQLEQFKTVVNGEQVWLTGSPLMIMAGLVALTVVIVLGFPKITKAIPPSLVAIIVVSFIVLGFGIETKTVRDIASVSGGFPPFHIPDIPFNFSTLEIIFPYALVMGAVGLTEGLLTLNLVDEITGTRGDGNRECIAQGSANILNGFFTGMGGCPMIAQTLVNLSAGARARLSGIIASLTILMIILFGAPIIELVPMAALTGVMFMVAIGTFEWVSFRIINKMPKQDVFVGILVAAITIYLHNLALAVLVGVIISALVFAWESAKRIRAQKMTDENGVKHYKIYGPLFFGSVAAFMEKFDVATDPEKVIIDFSESRVADMSGIEALNKITEKYQRAGKKAHLTHLSPDCRRLLANAQDVIEVNIIDDPNYHVAV from the coding sequence ATGAAAGGTTACATTAACCTGTTCGATTTTACACAAAAAATAAATTATAAGAATGAGATCCTCGCCGGCCTCACCGTCGCTATGACGATGATGCCTGAATCGCTTTCATTTGCTATTCTGGCGGGCTTTTCACCATTAGTTGGCCTTTACGCGGCGTTCATTATGGGGCTTATTACATCCATTTTCGGCGGGCGGCCCGGTCTGATTTCGGGCGGGGCGGGGGCTACTGTGATCGTGTTAATCGCGCTGATGCAATCACATGGTGTTGAATATGTGTTCGCTGCGGTGGCATTGGCGGGTATTTTTCAGATTCTTGTGGGGGTTTTCAAATTTGGTAAGTTCGTGCGTCTGGTGCCCCAACCAGTGATGTACGGTTTTGTGAATGGCTTGGCTGTTGTCATTTTTATGTCGCAGCTGGAACAGTTCAAAACCGTTGTTAACGGTGAGCAGGTGTGGCTTACTGGCTCACCGCTGATGATTATGGCCGGGTTGGTGGCTTTAACGGTAGTAATCGTGTTGGGTTTTCCCAAAATCACAAAGGCCATCCCCCCGTCACTGGTTGCAATCATTGTCGTTTCATTCATTGTGCTGGGCTTTGGAATCGAAACCAAAACCGTCCGGGACATTGCCTCTGTGAGTGGCGGATTTCCTCCTTTTCACATTCCTGACATTCCTTTTAATTTCTCGACTTTGGAAATTATTTTTCCTTATGCGCTCGTAATGGGTGCAGTCGGTTTAACGGAAGGACTTTTAACATTGAATCTGGTCGATGAAATAACCGGAACCAGGGGTGATGGAAACAGGGAATGTATTGCGCAGGGAAGCGCCAACATTCTGAATGGATTTTTCACGGGGATGGGCGGCTGTCCCATGATCGCCCAAACGCTCGTAAACCTTTCCGCAGGCGCAAGAGCCAGATTGTCAGGCATTATCGCATCGCTGACCATTTTAATGATTATTCTTTTCGGTGCTCCCATCATTGAGCTTGTGCCCATGGCCGCGCTGACCGGCGTCATGTTCATGGTTGCGATCGGGACTTTTGAATGGGTGAGTTTCAGGATCATTAACAAAATGCCGAAACAGGATGTTTTTGTCGGGATACTCGTTGCGGCAATTACGATTTACCTGCATAATCTCGCTTTGGCGGTCCTTGTCGGCGTCATTATATCAGCATTGGTCTTCGCCTGGGAAAGCGCTAAACGGATCCGCGCGCAAAAAATGACCGATGAAAATGGTGTAAAACATTACAAAATTTATGGTCCGCTGTTTTTCGGCTCAGTAGCCGCATTTATGGAAAAATTCGACGTCGCAACAGATCCGGAAAAGGTCATCATCGACTTTTCTGAAAGCCGCGTCGCTGACATGTCAGGCATCGAGGCACTAAACAAAATCACTGAAAAATATCAAAGAGCTGGTAAAAAAGCACATCTGACACATTTAAGCCCGGATTGCCGGAGATTGTTAGCCAATGCGCAGGATGTGATTGAGGTGAACATTATTGATGACCCGAATTATCATGTCGCGGTTTAA
- the zwf gene encoding glucose-6-phosphate dehydrogenase — protein sequence MQTNKRPPASVLFIFGGSGDLNYRKLTPALYNLFLDNWMPEKFAIAGIGRSAYSNEKYHEHLLDGVTKFSRRKGKQNGHWTEFTEHVSYLQMDGDDAAAYHLITDLVKQKEEEWGVHPNVIFYLAVAPQLVPSIAQKLGALKICSEKGTTRIVVEKPFGHDLESAHELNELLSSMFAEEQIFRIDHYLGKETVQNILALRFANALFEPLWNRHYIDHIQITAAESVGLEGRGGYFEHAGALRDMVQNHILQILCMIAMEPPVSFDANEIRNKKVDVLNAIRRITKEQVHDYAVRGQYSGGWKKGEKVVGYRQEEGVNPQSNIDTFAAAKFYIDNWRWQGVPFYVRTGKFLNQKATHITLQFKPAPHYAFPAEAAETWRSNRLTISIQPNMDISIRFQAKRPGQTMTLDPVDMTFDYDAVAGEHAPEAYETLLLDVMEGDATLFMRNDQVDAAWKVIMPILETWESRTPQDFPNYAPDSWGPDGADALLARDGHTWINLPPAL from the coding sequence ATGCAAACCAATAAACGTCCACCTGCCTCAGTATTATTTATTTTCGGAGGAAGCGGGGACCTTAATTACAGGAAGCTAACTCCGGCACTCTATAATCTTTTTTTGGATAATTGGATGCCTGAGAAGTTTGCCATAGCGGGCATTGGCCGCAGTGCTTACTCCAACGAGAAATATCACGAGCATTTACTGGACGGAGTAACCAAGTTTTCGCGCCGGAAAGGCAAGCAAAATGGTCATTGGACAGAATTTACCGAGCACGTTTCCTATTTGCAAATGGATGGAGACGATGCCGCTGCTTACCATTTGATCACGGATTTGGTTAAACAAAAAGAAGAAGAATGGGGCGTGCATCCCAATGTAATATTTTACCTGGCCGTTGCACCGCAGCTTGTCCCTTCGATTGCGCAGAAGTTAGGTGCATTGAAAATTTGTTCAGAAAAAGGCACGACCAGAATTGTTGTTGAAAAACCTTTTGGACACGATCTGGAAAGCGCACATGAGCTTAATGAATTGTTATCCAGCATGTTTGCTGAGGAGCAAATCTTCCGTATTGACCATTATTTAGGAAAAGAAACGGTTCAAAATATCCTCGCATTGCGTTTTGCGAATGCACTTTTTGAGCCGCTTTGGAACAGACATTATATTGACCACATTCAGATTACAGCAGCTGAAAGTGTTGGTTTAGAGGGTAGAGGAGGTTATTTCGAACATGCGGGAGCTTTGCGCGACATGGTCCAGAATCACATCTTGCAGATCCTTTGTATGATCGCTATGGAGCCGCCTGTTTCTTTTGATGCCAATGAAATCCGTAACAAAAAAGTGGATGTATTGAATGCGATCCGCCGCATTACAAAGGAACAAGTTCACGATTATGCTGTCCGCGGGCAATATTCCGGTGGTTGGAAAAAAGGTGAAAAAGTGGTTGGGTATCGTCAGGAAGAAGGCGTTAACCCACAATCCAACATTGATACATTCGCCGCTGCCAAGTTTTATATTGATAACTGGCGTTGGCAGGGCGTTCCATTTTACGTTCGCACGGGTAAGTTTTTGAATCAAAAGGCTACGCACATTACTTTACAGTTCAAACCGGCTCCACATTACGCGTTCCCGGCAGAAGCTGCGGAAACATGGCGCTCTAACAGGTTGACGATCAGTATTCAACCGAATATGGATATCAGCATACGTTTTCAGGCGAAACGTCCGGGTCAGACTATGACATTGGATCCCGTAGACATGACATTCGATTATGATGCAGTCGCTGGTGAACATGCACCGGAAGCTTATGAAACATTGCTGCTGGATGTAATGGAGGGCGACGCAACATTGTTCATGCGCAATGATCAGGTGGATGCTGCCTGGAAAGTGATTATGCCGATCCTGGAAACATGGGAGAGCAGAACACCACAGGATTTTCCTAATTATGCGCCGGATTCATGGGGGCCGGATGGCGCAGATGCGCTGCTTGCACGCGACGGACATACATGGATCAACCTTCCACCAGCGCTTTAA